In Candidatus Cloacimonadaceae bacterium, the sequence GAGATCAAAAGTTTATATGATATTGCAACCCAAATACGAGATTTTCAGGAGACTATGAAATGAGTTATGATGACTTTAAAGCAATGATGTTGGATAAATCAGAAGTATTGATAAAGATTGCGAGGCACTTGTCTTATAACAACACAGCAGAAAAAATACAGAAGTATAGACAAGCTATCAGTGATGATATGTTTATTGTTACTGTTGTAGGCGAGTTTAATCGTGGTAAATCTACTCTGATTAATGCCATCATGGGTTGTAATGTAATACCCACGTCTATTCGGCCTACAACAGCTACGATAAACATTATTCACTACTCAAAAGAACCAGTAATAGAAATACACAAAACCTCTGGAGAGGTTGAGAGGATAGATTTTACATCTGATGCTTTTCAGGATTATACTGCTCTCAAAGCCTTTGATGCTTCTTCAGTGAAATATGTTCGCGTTGGGTATCCTATATCTTATCTGAAGGATGGAACTGTTCTAGTCGATACTCCAGGCGTTAATGACATAAACGAACAAAGACTAACAATTACATATGGTTACCTTCCTAATAGTGATGCTGTTTTATTCCTCATGAATGCCTCAACGCCCTTTAAATCTACCGAGAAAGAATTCTTGGAAACCCATGTTTTGGGCAACAAGGTCAAAAAAGTGTTCTTCCTAATCAATAGAATAGATGAATTATCTGACGGTGATGTCAACGAATCAATCACAGAAATAAAAAAGCAACTCAAGGATGTCATAAAGACTGATGATTTTAAAGTTTACCCAATTTCATCAATTCGAGCCCTGAAAGGCATAATGTTACATGATAAAGAATTGATTAAGGCGTCTAGGGTAGAGTCCTTTACATCTGACTTAAAGGAATTTTTAACCGGTCCTGAGAAAGTCAGAACGAAAATTGATAGACTTAAGATGCAATTGCAGGAGTTAATCGCTCTCTTAACTGACGACATTGATTTTGCAATAACTCAGTATCAGTTAAGCGAAAAGCAATTAATAACTGCAGTACAACAACTAGATATTGAAGATGTATTGCTGAGAGAACACTTTGCTAGGCTTATTCAATATGTTAGAGACAATGTATCAACACTTGAACGAAACGTTGAGAGTTCTCTCTTAAAATCAATCCAAGAGCTGAGTGAAAACCTTACATACCAGATTGAAAGAGCTCGGGGTGATTTGACTGAATTCGCTGAACGAGACATCCCGTTCATAATAAAGAAACACTTGAATCTATGGCATGAGTCCACACAACCAAAGATAAGTCAATACAGTAACAGTATCCAACAAAAGGCAATCTCTGGATTCACTGAGCATTTTTCTAAAAAGCCTATCATTAGTAGCATAATTGGTACTGTCGAAGACGCATCTCTAATTGAAGGCTTAATACCTATGAACCCATCGGCAAATAAAAATGATAGGATCAAAAATATAAAGCAAAAATCATTTTTAATAGGTGCTGCATCGCTGGGCATCTTGGCGACTATAGCGACTGGAGGCATTGGATATCCAGCTTTGATGGCAGTGATTGGAGGTGGGTCGATTGGCCAGAGATTTCTAGGCGAAAAATGGATGAATGAAGAGATCGAAAAACAACGCTCGGAGTTACACCGCAATATTCCAGGTATTCTTCAGGAAATCTATCAAAGATACTACAATGGGTTTACCCAAGAGATTCAACATAAATTTACTCACTTCATCTCAGAATTGGATAGAGAATTTCAGACAACAATGAACGGCATCAAGGATGAACTTGAGTCAGGGATAGCCAGCAAAGCGCATGATAAAGACGAAGCAAGTGCAAGAATGGCGGAGTTGATTGAATATAAAACAAAGATCAATAAAATATTAGAAGAGATGGAGGTCTCATAATGTCACTATTCTCTTTATTCGACAGTATTCACAGTATGGACAACATATTTGGTGGAGAAGATTACTACGATGACAGTAATGATCTAGTGCTTAGCACTCATGACAACATATTTGGTGGAAGCGAATTGTTCGATGGCAGTGGTCAGTCTATTGGCAACACAATGCCGAATATCTTTGGTGGGGAAGATATTCACGAACATGGTAGCGGACTAGTTGGATCAACCCATGAGAACATTCATGGGGGAGTAGATTTGTACGATGAGGATAATAGCCGAGTAGGACACTCGTTACAGAATATCTTTGGTGGGCAGGTTGTATTCAATAATAACAATGAACTGATTGCTTCGTCACAAGACAACATCTTTGGAGGTATGGACTTCAACATAAAAAACATACCTGACTTTACCCTGACTGGTTTTTAATTGGAAATGTGGTAAATATTATGTGGACTATGCTTAGTGTCTCCATCTGTATCCTAATCTGTTGCTTGTTAATCAGTTTTTTTAGAAAACCAAGGTTGGGCAAATATAATTTCTTAGATACGTTAAGCTCTTTAGGGCTGATTACGGCATCCGTATTTACTATATTAGCTTCAAGACAGTTCAACAATAATCACTTTCTTTATTATTATTCAGGTTTCATTTTCCCATTATTATTGGCTTATTTTATCAACTTTTCAACAACTTATGATACATCTGCATTGGACGAAGATGATTCTAAAACGCCATTTGTTATAGGGCTCGTATTTACGCTTCTATGTTTTGCCATATCTCTCATGTTTATTTTCAACAAGTACTTATCTATAGCAAAAGTTATGTTCATCGTGTTAGCAGCCCTTACTCTAATTCTTGAGATATTTTCAATTGTGTATAGTTTTAAAAAACCAAGTTTTAACAACATCACCTCGGTTTTATTTGACTTACCTGCATTGATATTGGCTTTATTCCTTCACGGTATTTCAACGCCAATTGTCTCATCATATCCTGAAAACACCATCATCTCAGTAAACCTATTTGGAAGACACATAGGAGGTAACTATCTTCTGTATATCGCTATAGTGTATGTCTTATCACTGATTGTGTTAAGTATTAGATACTACTCGTTTTCGATTCCTGATAGTAACAGATCAACGAAGACAAAGAGCACTTCTACTAAAAAGGTCAAAGCTCAATCTCAAGATAATGGATCATACGAAATTAAGAAAATAGCACCCCGCACAAGAAAATCGATATTGAAGAATAAAGAATTAAGTTATACGTTACTCATCGAAGAGTTGATCAAGGCTTTGACTCGCCTGAAGGATATAGATGTTGAGCTTATTAAAGGAAAACTGGCGGTAATAAAAGAAACACTAGACTCGCAGCTGCTTGTAACCGTACTAGGTGAGTTCTCATCAGGTAAATCCACTTTCATTAATGCTCTTCTTGGAGAGAAGCTACTTGCCATGAAGATAAAGCCTACTACTGCGACAATCACGAAAATTGAATACGGTAAAAACCGACAGTTAATTGTTCATTTTCTTAATGGGAAAACAGAGGCTCACCCACTTGATAAAATAGACACTTTCACAGTAGAAAGATTTGTGAGTGAAGATCGCATATTGGATGATATTCATTATGTCCAAGTGACTATAGATAACGATTTGCTTGCAAAAATTGACATTGCAGATACTCCCGGGTTTAACTCACATTTGGAAAAACATACAGACATTACAGCGAATTTTATCTCTTACTCCGAAACAATCATCTGGCTATTCGATGCAAATCAGACTGAAAAACAGACTACTTTTGATCTAATCGAAAAACACTGCAAGTACAATAAGCCTATAGGCATTATCAACAAAATCGACAATCTAAATATCGATTCTGAAGATACTGATAACTCAAAGGAATATGTTATTGAATCGTTGAAAAGAGCTATAGAACCCTATACTGAGGTTGTGTTTCCCGTATCTTCAAAGCTTGCTCTTAACAAAGATGTTAACAGCTATAAAGAGAGTGGTTTACAAGCAGTCGTTCAATATTTTCGCGATCAAGTAATACCTAAAGCCGAAGCAACAAAAAAGAAAATAACATTCTTCAAACTAACACAAGTTGCAACCGATATTGCCGGTATTCGACAAGGGGTTCAAGATAAGATATCAGTGTTTGAAAGCAGAATAAACTCTTACAACCATGATGTGAACTCGTGGTTAGAGGCTTCAGTTAAATATGAAGAAGCTATTGAAAAATGGAATTACTCTATGGAGAATCCCACATATGGTCTTGAGAACGTTCTTGATAATGTGAATTGTCTATTCTTTTGGGGATCTGTACCTGAAGATATTGAAAGAGAAAGGAAATCATTCCGGGCAGAAATGAGTTCACTTATCAAAGCTGACAGTAAGTTTAATGAAATGCTCACGATTATCAATAACAACACTAGTGTGTTAAATAACCGTTATGCAAGCCTTATGAACAGGTGGAATGAGTATAATGATAACTGGTTTGGAATAAAACGCTGGTTTGATGACAATCTTGACGCAGGATCTAATGAGAGAGCAAGATTAAATAATGATAGCGCTGTTTGGGACAACGATAATCGAATCAATAATGAACAAGTAGATGCTTATAATAATGGACTTGCTGTGCACCAGGGTAAGTGGGATCTTTATGTTAACAAACTATCTATATATATCGATGACAAAGTGCTTCCTTCATTCAATAAAAAAGCAGCTGAGCATGATAATGAACAACACAGACTTCAAAAGCAGTTCGAGGATTTAAACACAGATTGGACAAAATATCAGCAATCTGTTAACAACTATTCTGTTCTCGAACATGATATTTTGGAAATAGTTAAGGCATTGAAAGAATATGCATTTAAAGAAAGTATTATTGATGCTGATGAGGCTGTCAAGGATTTCAATCAGATCATCGAAAGTTTTGTAGTGTTCCAGGTTAAGGAAATAGGAATTTCATCTCGGGAACTCTACTCAAGAGGACAGATTTCCAAGGTATTGACTACCCATAAGCAAAAATATGAATCTGCTTATAGTGAATCAGTCGATCGCGATGATAGAAAAGCACCGAGAATAAAATAACCAGAAAAAGTGATGCAGTGAGTATTAAATAACAGAAGGTAATATGAAGTGTTTAAATTGTAATGCCGAGGTATCTGAAAACGCCAAATTCTGCAACCAGTGTGGTTCTTCAGTTAAAGATCATGTTTGCCCTAACTGCGGTCACTCAAATAAGTATGAGGCTAGATTTTGTGGAGGGTGTGGTTCAATAATGGGAAGTGATACCCACCCAGTGCAAAGCTCATATCGTATTTCACAACCCAGCAACCAATCTATGCAATTCTCTGTATCTAAGACAGGATACACACATCGAGAAGAGATAAAACCACCCTACTGGTATGCTATTTTAGCTATAGTTGCAGGAATTGTTACTGTAACAATCGTTCCCTCGATTATTGGCATTTTTTCATTAATCAAATGCAGCGAGGCTAGCAAAGCAAACAGTAGAGGTGACTACGAAGAGGCAAAAAAACTAGCTCACCAAGCGGTATGGAATCCCTTCGGTATGCCCCCCACCCTAATTTGGATTATATCAATACTCGCAGTAATTGGTATCGTAATTCTTATCGTGACCTTAACATCTTACTAGGATACTCAGGAATGTTGTAACAGTAGTTTGTTGCTAAAGTCATTATATGATAGATATAGTGGCTAAAAGCCAAGCGAGTTATTACAATGAATATATTGGAGGTATTGAATGAATTGCCCTAAATGTAATGAGTTAATTTCAGAAGGTGCAAAGTTTTGTAACAATTGTGGTTTCTCTATAGCTACTGAAGTCACATGTCCTTACTGTGGAAATGACAACAAGGCTGGCACGAAGTTTTGCGAAGAATGTGGTAAGTCTATAATGAGCCAGTACCACAATCAAAACAACTTACAACACCCAAACGCAGAGAGTGAAACGGCAAAAAAAAGACTTTACAGGGGTAAGGGAGGACGACTACCAAGTGCTGCCAACACAGTTTTACAAGTGTTTCGATCTGAGGGATTAGATATCCAGAAATTTGAAAATCCCGGCGAGATAATTCTTCAAGGAAGAAAACCACCTGCATGGTATAAGAAAGTACTAGGATTAGATATCGCAGCTTCAGTCAAATTGCACGCTGAAGGGGATGATTTGATCACAGAAATTGGTGGGGCAACTTGGATGGACAAGGCTGCAGGTGTTGGGATTGGTTTATTTGTGTTCTGGCCAACTTTGCTAACAACAGGGTGGGGTGCATATATGCAAAACACTCTCTTCAAAAAGATCGATGATGCGTTAAAAACACATTTAGAATATTAATCGGTTATGCGAGATTCTTGCATCAAATTAGTTAACCAAACATGTGTATGAGCTTTAAGATATCGCTTTTTTGGGGTGTAAAGGGATAAAGATGATAATGAAATATGATGGCCTAAGGTATTGTAACGGGGTTGTTGTTTTCTTAGATAGATTAGGGTCTAAGGGTATGGGTGATCAATATGATTTATATGAGATCGTTAAAGGGTATCATGATCTGAATCGTGTGATAACAAATTTCGTCGAGAAATTTCAGGATAATCATGATGGGCTGGTAAAGAAAATGGCTTATTCTTTAAGACAAGGATGGCTGCCTTCTCTGACACTATCATTATTACCACTGAACCCATATTCAAAAACAAAGAGATGGAAAATTACTACCTACGAAATCTTGTTATTGCATCAATAGAAGAAGTAATATGTAAAGTCATTTATGCAGGTTTAACAAGAAACTGGCTGTTCAGAGGGGTAATAACATACGGGGATTTCTACTTGGAAAACAATGTACTAGTGGGACCAGCAATTGATGAAGCTTCTCAATGGTTTGAAAAAGCTGATTGGATGGGTTGTCATCTAGCCCCCTCAGCTTCATTGATAGTGGAAACACTTGGAAATGCCAACATATATGTTAATTTTCATATCAAATACCCAATACCATTCAAAGAAGACAGCCATAAATACAACTACTTGTATGCGTTAAACTACATATCGTGGTTCGATATATTTGGTCATGATAAGTCTGATACGAATATTGATACACTTCCAAAACTAAGAGAAGCCTTGACTGACATTTTCTGTAAACAGCCTACCAGAACTGATGTATATCGAAAGTTGGACAACACATTAAGGTTTTTTGATTTAATGGTCAAGAATATTACCGATAAGAAAGATCACATTTATTCAGGTGATGTTACCTAAATACTAATGTTAGTAGTCGTCCTGCACTTCCAATGAAACGGTGGGAACGGAGTATGTGCTCCTGAGACACCGATTGGATTCATCTCTGAGTCGTATTCGATCTGATCGTCCTTGACCCAGGGTGCGAGTGCTTTGATGTATTCCCGGGCATCATCCAGGCTGCTGGACTTGGTATCCAGAGCCATGAGATTATCCATCACCTCGATTGCATCGTTAAGCGGATAGACATTATCCTGTGCAGCCAATGCCCGGCAGATATCGCTGGTGCGGTCATCCAGGATAACCACGAGCTTGTAGTATCTGGCTTTGGCTTTCTTGTAGCCCTGCAGCCTTCCGAACTCCCTGATTCTCAGTGCGGTATGCTCTGCTAATCCCTGCCAGTAGTGGGATGATCGGTTGGCGAGGTCATTGAACTGGTCTTTGAGAGTATCGGCAAGCATTTCTTTCGTATAGCCCTGCTCGATGGCTGTGGATAGCACATCTGCGAAGTTCTGTCTGATGTCGGCTTCAAAGTGATTACCTATCCAGAACAATTGCTGCTTCTGAATGGTGGAAGATAAGTGCTGATCTTCAATACCCCAGAGCCCGATGCTGGTCTTGCTCGGGGCTTGCACTTGGGTGTCCCTCAGTCCGAGCCGCACACAACGGTCTATTATCGCCTTGGTGGGCTCATTGACCAGTGCTGTGAAGTCATCTCCCAACCGGGTGTTTATGATGTCCAAAAGCTT encodes:
- a CDS encoding dynamin family protein, whose amino-acid sequence is MSYDDFKAMMLDKSEVLIKIARHLSYNNTAEKIQKYRQAISDDMFIVTVVGEFNRGKSTLINAIMGCNVIPTSIRPTTATINIIHYSKEPVIEIHKTSGEVERIDFTSDAFQDYTALKAFDASSVKYVRVGYPISYLKDGTVLVDTPGVNDINEQRLTITYGYLPNSDAVLFLMNASTPFKSTEKEFLETHVLGNKVKKVFFLINRIDELSDGDVNESITEIKKQLKDVIKTDDFKVYPISSIRALKGIMLHDKELIKASRVESFTSDLKEFLTGPEKVRTKIDRLKMQLQELIALLTDDIDFAITQYQLSEKQLITAVQQLDIEDVLLREHFARLIQYVRDNVSTLERNVESSLLKSIQELSENLTYQIERARGDLTEFAERDIPFIIKKHLNLWHESTQPKISQYSNSIQQKAISGFTEHFSKKPIISSIIGTVEDASLIEGLIPMNPSANKNDRIKNIKQKSFLIGAASLGILATIATGGIGYPALMAVIGGGSIGQRFLGEKWMNEEIEKQRSELHRNIPGILQEIYQRYYNGFTQEIQHKFTHFISELDREFQTTMNGIKDELESGIASKAHDKDEASARMAELIEYKTKINKILEEMEVS
- a CDS encoding dynamin family protein, producing MGKYNFLDTLSSLGLITASVFTILASRQFNNNHFLYYYSGFIFPLLLAYFINFSTTYDTSALDEDDSKTPFVIGLVFTLLCFAISLMFIFNKYLSIAKVMFIVLAALTLILEIFSIVYSFKKPSFNNITSVLFDLPALILALFLHGISTPIVSSYPENTIISVNLFGRHIGGNYLLYIAIVYVLSLIVLSIRYYSFSIPDSNRSTKTKSTSTKKVKAQSQDNGSYEIKKIAPRTRKSILKNKELSYTLLIEELIKALTRLKDIDVELIKGKLAVIKETLDSQLLVTVLGEFSSGKSTFINALLGEKLLAMKIKPTTATITKIEYGKNRQLIVHFLNGKTEAHPLDKIDTFTVERFVSEDRILDDIHYVQVTIDNDLLAKIDIADTPGFNSHLEKHTDITANFISYSETIIWLFDANQTEKQTTFDLIEKHCKYNKPIGIINKIDNLNIDSEDTDNSKEYVIESLKRAIEPYTEVVFPVSSKLALNKDVNSYKESGLQAVVQYFRDQVIPKAEATKKKITFFKLTQVATDIAGIRQGVQDKISVFESRINSYNHDVNSWLEASVKYEEAIEKWNYSMENPTYGLENVLDNVNCLFFWGSVPEDIERERKSFRAEMSSLIKADSKFNEMLTIINNNTSVLNNRYASLMNRWNEYNDNWFGIKRWFDDNLDAGSNERARLNNDSAVWDNDNRINNEQVDAYNNGLAVHQGKWDLYVNKLSIYIDDKVLPSFNKKAAEHDNEQHRLQKQFEDLNTDWTKYQQSVNNYSVLEHDILEIVKALKEYAFKESIIDADEAVKDFNQIIESFVVFQVKEIGISSRELYSRGQISKVLTTHKQKYESAYSESVDRDDRKAPRIK
- a CDS encoding zinc ribbon domain-containing protein — translated: MNCPKCNELISEGAKFCNNCGFSIATEVTCPYCGNDNKAGTKFCEECGKSIMSQYHNQNNLQHPNAESETAKKRLYRGKGGRLPSAANTVLQVFRSEGLDIQKFENPGEIILQGRKPPAWYKKVLGLDIAASVKLHAEGDDLITEIGGATWMDKAAGVGIGLFVFWPTLLTTGWGAYMQNTLFKKIDDALKTHLEY